A region of Amyelois transitella isolate CPQ chromosome 19, ilAmyTran1.1, whole genome shotgun sequence DNA encodes the following proteins:
- the LOC106132785 gene encoding retinoblastoma-like protein 1: protein MSRQEESEDNIKAKIDHLCAELNVDSTAANKAKESFLEIKRNYTLDGDIQHWIACGLYVMCCTSPSTQQSNAKADNCISLTRLLRLCKISLLQFFRKIKLWMEMASMSTDFKEKMETLEHKFAVSDRLFRKFRPLFQEIFNGTPTNDEIDLFKFTWCLYICVKGEFQNANDLVDMYHLLLSCLDHIFANAFMAKRTDLINPNFKGLPSNWGSDNFQVPNKPPCIISIFHQMSYEQKLMVEAAAMKEYSYKPVIKSFFDKGILKGRADQLLGLFDGGNFEANFNSLNNLYETYVLSVGEFDERIFLNEYASERPGGQPNDEISAVIQNFGPSGRTCPETPLSGQRYLPSRGEELTPVSEAARSIQWLTSYLQHCHPQPSSDLLRLFAECNVSEDTINKNVIEPCLGWAELFRARMRELTYSAETINHRCNMVTRFYYKIFEHIIRTEHRKKPQVSLQALLTQETYQLTVYACCTEVVIHAFSIHSLRFPEVLKIYNLSAFHFYKIIELVVQIIFEKSDRDIIKHLNTIEEVVLESEVWKSGSPLWNALERANVPVSADVQNHTEPLANGIQSRAALVEHTRRQLFQDNIRPGQSLLVNAASPSAEPASSPGSTPPRRPHNSLVLFFRKFYGLAVLRMNDLCGRLRLTNEDLKRKIWNCLEHSITHHTSLLKDRHLDQILLCAVYVICRVCNNASNPVERSFADIMRCYRLRPLADNLVYRYVLIEPATEDKPARRNDLITFYNEVYVPLMQNYVLRFNGRHRDFQDGPLSPLPARRGDVSFSPAGRRVSEQHQLYVRPFTAPRVADYQLTYCFSRSPAKDLHAINSLVSCEAATRAAGARRGCEAGVAGDVLKRPRFSAPNVARKLQGVVNDRHAV from the exons ggTGATATTCAACATTGGATTGCTTGTGGCCTGTATGTTATGTGCTGCACATCACCTTCCACTCAACAATCAAATGCTAAGGCTGATAATTGCATCAGCCTTACTAGACTTCTCAGACTTTGTAAGATAAG TTTATTACAGTTCTTCAGAAAGATTAAATTATGGATGGAAATGGCATCAATGTCAACAGACTTCAAAGAGAAGATGGAGACATTGGAACACAAATTTGCTGTGTCCGATAGACTGTTCAGAAAATTCAGACCTTTGTTCcaagaaatatttaatgg CACCCCCACAAACGATGAAAttgatttattcaaattcacaTGGTGCCTCTACATCTGTGTCAAAGGAGAGTTCCAGAACGCCAATGATTTAGTGGACATGTACCACCTGCTCCTCTCCTGCTTGGACCACATCTTTGCTAATGCCTTCATGGCAAAACGGACAGATCTCATAAATCCAAATTTCAAAG GTTTACCCAGTAATTGGGGTAGTGATAACTTCCAAGTGCCGAACAAGCCACCTTGCATCATTTCAATATTCCACCAGATGAGTTATGAGCAGAAACTGATGGTAGAAGCTGCCGCTATGAAAGAGTACAGTTACAAACCTGTCATTAAGTCATTTTTTGATAAAGGG atCTTAAAAGGGCGCGCAGATCAACTATTGGGTCTTTTCGACGGAGGAAATTTTGAAGCTAATTTCAATTCCCTGAATAACTTGTACGAAACTTATGTTTTAAGTGTAGGAGAATTTGACGAGaggatatttttaa atGAATATGCAAGTGAACGACCCGGTGGACAGCCTAATGACGAGATATCAGCCGTTATTCAGAATTTTGGCCCG AGCGGTCGCACATGCCCGGAGACGCCTCTCTCAGGTCAACGTTATCTGCCGAGCCGAGGCGAGGAACTGACTCCCGTGTCCGAGGCGGCCCGCAGTATACAGTGGCTCACCTCCTACCTGCAACACTGCCATCCACAGCCCTCCAGCGATCTCCTGAGATTGTTTGC ggAATGCAATGTAAGTGAAGACACAATAAACAAGAATGTCATAGAGCCATGTCTCGGCTGGGCCGAGTTGTTCCGGGCTAGGATGAGGGAACTCACCTACAGCGCTGAGACCATCAACCATCGCTGTAACATGGTCACCAGGTTCTATTATAAGATCTTCGAGCATATTATCAGGACGGAACATAGGAAGAAACCGCAAGTTTCATTACAA GCACTCCTAACGCAAGAGACTTATCAACTAACAGTATACGCTTGCTGCACGGAAGTCGTTATACACGCGTTCTCCATACACTCACTTCGGTTCCCGGAAGTTCTCAAGATATACAACCTCAGCGCGTTCCATTTCTACAAGATCATAGAGTTGGTCGTGCAAATCATCTTTGAGAAGTCTGATAGGGATATCATAAAACATCTTAACACA ATAGAAGAAGTGGTGTTAGAATCTGAAGTGTGGAAGTCTGGCAGTCCGCTGTGGAACGCCCTGGAGCGAGCTAACGTTCCTGTCTCTGCAGATGTACAGAATCACACCGAGCCTTTAGCTA ACGGCATTCAGTCTCGCGCGGCGCTTGTGGAACACACAAGACGGCAACTGTTCCAAGATAATATACGCCCGGGACAATCGCTATTAG TGAACGCGGCGAGCCCGAGCGCGGAGCCGGCGTCGTCCCCGGGGAGCACCCCGCCGCGGCGGCCGCACAACTCACTCGTACTCTTTTTTAGAAAG TTCTACGGCCTAGCAGTACTCCGAATGAACGATCTCTGCGGTCGTCTGAGACTAACAAATGAGGATTTAAAACGGAAGATATGGAACTGTCTAGAACATTCCATCACGCACCACACCTCGTTGCTGAAGGACCGCCATCTTGATCAGATATTGTTGTGTGCCGTCTACGTCATTTGTAGG GTATGCAACAACGCTTCGAACCCCGTGGAACGGAGTTTCGCGGATATCATGAGATGTTACCGCCTCCGGCCTCTAGCAGACAACCTCGTCTATAGATATGTGCTGATCGAACCCGCCACAGAAGACA AGCCCGCGAGACGAAACGACTTGATAACATTCTACAACGAAGTTTACGTTCCACTTATGCAAAATTACGTGTTGAGATTCAATGGAAGACATAGAGAT TTCCAGGACGGGCCGCTGTCGCCGCTgccggcgcggcgcggcgACGTGTCGTTCTCGCCGGCCGGCCGCCGCGTGTCGGAGCAGCACCAGCTGTACGTGCGGCCCTTCACGGCGCCGCGCGTCGCCGACTACCAGCTCACCTACTGCTTCAGCAGGAGTCCGGCTAAG GATCTCCACGCGATCAACAGCTTGGTGTCGTGCGAGGCGGCGAcgcgggcggcgggcgcgcgGCGCGGCTGCGAGGCGGGCGTGGCGGGCGACGTGCTCAAGCGGCCGCGCTTCTCCGCGCCCAACGTGGCCCGCAAGCTGCAGGGCGTCGTCAACGACCGCCACGCCGTCTAG